A single genomic interval of Labeo rohita strain BAU-BD-2019 chromosome 13, IGBB_LRoh.1.0, whole genome shotgun sequence harbors:
- the pcbd1 gene encoding pterin-4-alpha-carbinolamine dehydratase has translation MAGKIQTLTMEEREHLLPMMRNAQWVEVVGRDAIYKEFNFKDFNQAFGFMSRVALQAEKMDHHPEWFNVYNKVQITLSTHECGGLSQRDITLATFIDQASVL, from the exons ATG GCTGGGAAGATCCAGACTCTTACTATGGAGGAGAGGGAGCACCTTCTGCCCATGATGAGGAACGCTCAGTGGGTGGAGGTGGTGGGGAGGGATGCAATTTACAAAGAGTTCAACTTCAAAGACTTTAACCAG GCTTTTGGGTTCATGTCCAGGGTAGCACTACAAGCTGAGAAGATGGATCATCACCCTGAATGGTTTAATGTGTATAATAAG GTTCAGATCACCCTCAGTACTCATGAATGTGGAGGACTTTCACAGCGTGACATCACCCTTGCAACCTTTATAGATCAGGCCTCTGTCCTCTGA